In Rana temporaria chromosome 3, aRanTem1.1, whole genome shotgun sequence, a single window of DNA contains:
- the FBXL14 gene encoding F-box/LRR-repeat protein 14, whose protein sequence is MEETHISCLFPELLAMIFSYLDVRDKGRAAQVCGAWRDAAYHKSVWRGTEAKLHLRRANPSLFPSLQARGIRRVQILSLRRSLSYVIQGLPDIESLNLSGCYNLTDNGLGHAFVQEIGSLRCLNLSLCKQITDSSLGRIAQYLKRLEVLELGGCSNITNTGLLLIAWGLHGLKSLNLRSCRHVSDVGIGHLAGMTRSAAEGCLGLEQLTLQDCQKLTDLALKHISRGLQGLRVLNLSFCGGISDAGLLHLSHMGGLRSLNLRSCDNISDTGIMHLAMGSLRLSGLDVSFCDKVGDQSLAYIAQGLYGLKSLSLCSCHISDDGINRMVRQMHSLRTLNIGQCVRITDKGLELIAEHLSQLTGIDLYGCTRITKKGLERITQLPCLKVLNLGLWQMTESEKVR, encoded by the coding sequence ATGGAGGAGACCCACATCTCGTGCCTGTTCCCCGAGCTGCTGGCCATGATCTTCAGCTACCTGGACGTGCGCGACAAGGGGCGGGCGGCTCAGGTGTGCGGCGCCTGGCGGGACGCGGCCTACCACAAGTCGGTATGGCGGGGCACCGAGGCCAAGCTACACCTCCGCCGGGCCAACCCGTCTCTCTTCCCAAGCCTGCAGGCCCGCGGCATCCGCCGGGTGCAGATCCTCAGCCTGCGCCGCTCGCTCAGCTACGTCATCCAGGGCCTGCCGGACATCGAAAGCCTGAACCTGAGCGGCTGCTACAACCTGACCGACAACGGCCTGGGCCACGCCTTCGTACAGGAGATCGGCTCCCTGCGCTGCTTGAACCTCAGCCTGTGTAAGCAGATCACGGACAGCAGCCTGGGCCGCATCGCCCAGTACCTAAAGAGGCTAGAGGTGCTAGAGCTGGGGGGCTGCTCCAACATCACCAACACAGGTCTGCTACTCATTGCCTGGGGGCTTCATGGCCTCAAGAGCCTCAACCTGCGAAGCTGCCGGCACGTCTCCGATGTTGGAATCGGCCACCTGGCCGGCATGACCCGCAGCGCCGCTGAGGGCTGTCTGGGCCTGGAGCAACTCACCCTGCAAGACTGCCAGAAGCTCACCGACTTGGCCCTCAAGCACAtctccaggggtctccagggcctgCGCGTGCTCAACCTCAGCTTCTGCGGCGGCATCTCCGACGCAGGGCTGCTGCACCTTTCCCACATGGGTGGTCTGCGGAGCCTTAACTTGCGCAGCTGCGACAACATCAGCGACACGGGCATCATGCACCTGGCTATGGGCAGCCTACGACTCTCAGGCCTGGACGTCTCATTCTGCGACAAGGTGGGCGACCAGAGCCTGGCCTACATCGCCCAGGGCCTGTACGGGCTTAAGTCACTGTCGCTGTGCTCCTGCCACATCAGCGACGATGGCATTAACCGTATGGTTCGCCAGATGCACAGCCTGAGGACCCTCAACATTGGACAGTGCGTGCGCATCACAGACAAGGGACTGGAGCTCATCGCTGAGCACCTGAGCCAGCTGACCGGTATCGACCTGTACGGCTGCACCCGCATCACCAAGAAGGGACTGGAGAGGATCACACAGTTGCCCTGTCTCAAAGTGCTCAACTTGGGACTCTGGCAGATGACTGAGAGTGAGAAGGTCAGGTGA